The Primulina huaijiensis isolate GDHJ02 chromosome 12, ASM1229523v2, whole genome shotgun sequence genome has a window encoding:
- the LOC140990215 gene encoding probable plastid-lipid-associated protein 14, chloroplastic isoform X1, producing MLPFPGIQIVMAVPIGVCSSSAFDYSQVQCLMSLSSCRNNSSNMQRSLPVAMRNHYIILRDRRSSVEVFASRGNVSQELESEDNAGVSCSEEDDELSHVIKFKMSDFKIHDRVSIALGERGDEVVYEATVKDPRSPLFNTRVVLRRLIGTLAKRRGRRAMEVLRRLGSRRLYHSYSMQVHGYVCSSTTEDSDSFTLVHGYHGSSSLRHWLQRSDWLPTLEATLALDEESVRKVGDDTVGGPAVSRQLRVIRLLMRDLLIGVNYLHSHGLAHTELRLENLHISPVDRHIKVGLLGNASDFHESSPDDSKLDSNMDRRKMMIAFDMRCVGFIMAKMVLRDLMDPMIFSQFKTFLSKGNNPSCLREFLISIINRNSSSGKIGFQILDRNWGAGWNLLFLLLATKPSQGISCLDALRHPFLCGPLWRVDPTMEMIRWSLGSTAVRIAEEYIYGKQQRRRIAHFIELMEMLNPHSKPRQWLELLPGKWRLLYSTGRHIGLTLRQPPARVLIGDVHLTISKLLKPEATFSIASDIGYNVIIGRDWAHDKTGTGGKLKVTSLSKLRAGRRLYIKEETLTSNFGSATQDVRDSIIEKLSSKKWRKIMPIKEYPSSLPVAKLVSSDVEMTMSLDKPLSSDIETAKNVIREVRMQIPPELFELSKIVCGTYVDSRLLLLRSVNGSALLFTRSHVNEISYKP from the exons ATGCTTCCATTTCCTGGCATTCAA ATTGTGATGGCGGTACCAATTGGAGTATGCTCCAGTTCAGCTTTTGATTATTCTCAAGTTCAGTGTTTGATGAGTTTATCGAGTTGTAGAAATAATTCGTCGAATATGCAAAGATCTTTGCCTGTGGCCATGAGGAATCACTATATTATACTCAGAGATAGGAGGTCGAGTGTAGAGGTTTTTGCTTCTAGAGGCAATGTATCTCAAGAATTAGAATCCGAGGATAATGCTGGTGTGAGTTGTTCGGAGGAGGATGATGAATTAAGTCATGTGATTAAGTTCAAGATGTCGGATTTTAAGATTCACGACCGCGTTTCCATTGCTCTCGGCGAAAGG GGTGATGAGGTGGTATATGAAGCCACTGTGAAGGACCCTCGTAG TCCATTGTTTAACACGAGAGTTGTGCTTAGGAGATTGATTGGTACACTGGCTAAGCGAAGAGGAAGACGTGCAATGGAG GTGTTGAGAAGACTAGGCAGCCGCAGATTATATCATTCTTACTCAATGCAAGTACATGGTTATGTTTGCTCATCCACAACCGAGGATAGTGATTCATTCACTCTAGTTCATGGA TATCATGGAAGTTCTTCTTTGAGACATTGGCTTCAACGGTCTGATTGGCTTCCAACTTTGGAAGCTACTCTTGCTCTGGATGAGGAGTCCGTCAGGAAGGTTGGAGATGATACAGTGGGAGGACCAGCAGTTTCCCGACAGCTTCGCGTAATTCGACTCTTAATGCGTGATCTGTTGATTGGG GTGAATTACTTGCACAGCCATGGACTTGCCCATACGGAGCTGAGACTTGAAAATTTACATATTAGCCCCGTTGATAGACATATTAAA GTTGGACTACTGGGAAATGCTTCCGATTTCCACGAGTCCAGTCCAGATGACAGCAAACTCGATAGCAATATGGATAGACGAAAAATGATGATTGCTTTTGACATGAG ATGTGTTGGATTCATTATGGCCAAAATGGTTCTGAGAGACCTTATGGATCCCATGATTTTCTCACAGTTCAAAACATTTCTCTCCAAG GGAAACAACCCATCCTGCTTGCGTGAGTTTTTGATTAGTATTATCAATAGAAATTCTTCATCTGGAAAAATCGGATTCCAG ATACTTGATAGAAATTGGGGAGCGGGTTGGAACTTGCTGTTCTTGCTTCTTGCAACGAAACCATCACAGGGAATTAG TTGCTTGGATGCTTTGAGGCACCCTTTTCTGTGTGGACCACTATGGCGAGTGGACCCAACAATGGAAATGATCAGATGGAGCCTTGGTTCAACTGCAGTTCGAATCGCTGAGGAATATATTTATGGCAAGCAGCAG CGAAGAAGAATTGCACATTTTATTGAGCTAATGGAAATGTTGAACCCACATTCAAAGCCCAGG CAATGGCTGGAATTGCTTCCTGGCAAATGGCGTCTTCTTTATAGCACGGGTCGGCACATTGGTCTAACCCTGCGCCAACCTCCAGCCCGAGTCCTTATCGGCGATGTCCATTTGACAATATCCAAGCTTCTGAAGCCAGAAGCAACGTTTTCAATAGCATCAGACATTGGTTACAATGTTATAATTGGCAGAGATTGGGCTCATGACAAAACTGGGACAGGCGGAAAACTGAAGGTTACCTCTCTTTCTAAATTAAGAGCAGGACGACGGTTATATATAAAAGAGGAAACCTTGACTTCGAATTTCGGGTCAGCCACACAAGATGTGAGAGATTCTATTATAGAGAAGCTCTCTAGTAAGAAGTGGAGAAAGATCATGCCCATAAAAGAATATCCTTCTAGCCTTCCTGTGGCAAAGCTCGTCTCCAGTGATGTTGAAATGACCATGAGTTTGGACAAACCGTTGAGTAGTGACATCGAAACTGCAAAGAATGTTATTCGCGAGGTTAGAATGCAAATACCACCTGAATTATTCGAGTTGTCGAAAATCGTGTGTGGGACATATGTAGATTCTAGGTTGCTTCTCCTTCGTAGTGTGAATGGTTCTGCCCTATTGTTCACCAGATCCCATGTAaatgaaatatcatataaaccatga
- the LOC140990215 gene encoding probable plastid-lipid-associated protein 14, chloroplastic isoform X2 — MQGDEVVYEATVKDPRSPLFNTRVVLRRLIGTLAKRRGRRAMEVLRRLGSRRLYHSYSMQVHGYVCSSTTEDSDSFTLVHGYHGSSSLRHWLQRSDWLPTLEATLALDEESVRKVGDDTVGGPAVSRQLRVIRLLMRDLLIGVNYLHSHGLAHTELRLENLHISPVDRHIKVGLLGNASDFHESSPDDSKLDSNMDRRKMMIAFDMRCVGFIMAKMVLRDLMDPMIFSQFKTFLSKGNNPSCLREFLISIINRNSSSGKIGFQILDRNWGAGWNLLFLLLATKPSQGISCLDALRHPFLCGPLWRVDPTMEMIRWSLGSTAVRIAEEYIYGKQQRRRIAHFIELMEMLNPHSKPRQWLELLPGKWRLLYSTGRHIGLTLRQPPARVLIGDVHLTISKLLKPEATFSIASDIGYNVIIGRDWAHDKTGTGGKLKVTSLSKLRAGRRLYIKEETLTSNFGSATQDVRDSIIEKLSSKKWRKIMPIKEYPSSLPVAKLVSSDVEMTMSLDKPLSSDIETAKNVIREVRMQIPPELFELSKIVCGTYVDSRLLLLRSVNGSALLFTRSHVNEISYKP, encoded by the exons ATGCAGGGTGATGAGGTGGTATATGAAGCCACTGTGAAGGACCCTCGTAG TCCATTGTTTAACACGAGAGTTGTGCTTAGGAGATTGATTGGTACACTGGCTAAGCGAAGAGGAAGACGTGCAATGGAG GTGTTGAGAAGACTAGGCAGCCGCAGATTATATCATTCTTACTCAATGCAAGTACATGGTTATGTTTGCTCATCCACAACCGAGGATAGTGATTCATTCACTCTAGTTCATGGA TATCATGGAAGTTCTTCTTTGAGACATTGGCTTCAACGGTCTGATTGGCTTCCAACTTTGGAAGCTACTCTTGCTCTGGATGAGGAGTCCGTCAGGAAGGTTGGAGATGATACAGTGGGAGGACCAGCAGTTTCCCGACAGCTTCGCGTAATTCGACTCTTAATGCGTGATCTGTTGATTGGG GTGAATTACTTGCACAGCCATGGACTTGCCCATACGGAGCTGAGACTTGAAAATTTACATATTAGCCCCGTTGATAGACATATTAAA GTTGGACTACTGGGAAATGCTTCCGATTTCCACGAGTCCAGTCCAGATGACAGCAAACTCGATAGCAATATGGATAGACGAAAAATGATGATTGCTTTTGACATGAG ATGTGTTGGATTCATTATGGCCAAAATGGTTCTGAGAGACCTTATGGATCCCATGATTTTCTCACAGTTCAAAACATTTCTCTCCAAG GGAAACAACCCATCCTGCTTGCGTGAGTTTTTGATTAGTATTATCAATAGAAATTCTTCATCTGGAAAAATCGGATTCCAG ATACTTGATAGAAATTGGGGAGCGGGTTGGAACTTGCTGTTCTTGCTTCTTGCAACGAAACCATCACAGGGAATTAG TTGCTTGGATGCTTTGAGGCACCCTTTTCTGTGTGGACCACTATGGCGAGTGGACCCAACAATGGAAATGATCAGATGGAGCCTTGGTTCAACTGCAGTTCGAATCGCTGAGGAATATATTTATGGCAAGCAGCAG CGAAGAAGAATTGCACATTTTATTGAGCTAATGGAAATGTTGAACCCACATTCAAAGCCCAGG CAATGGCTGGAATTGCTTCCTGGCAAATGGCGTCTTCTTTATAGCACGGGTCGGCACATTGGTCTAACCCTGCGCCAACCTCCAGCCCGAGTCCTTATCGGCGATGTCCATTTGACAATATCCAAGCTTCTGAAGCCAGAAGCAACGTTTTCAATAGCATCAGACATTGGTTACAATGTTATAATTGGCAGAGATTGGGCTCATGACAAAACTGGGACAGGCGGAAAACTGAAGGTTACCTCTCTTTCTAAATTAAGAGCAGGACGACGGTTATATATAAAAGAGGAAACCTTGACTTCGAATTTCGGGTCAGCCACACAAGATGTGAGAGATTCTATTATAGAGAAGCTCTCTAGTAAGAAGTGGAGAAAGATCATGCCCATAAAAGAATATCCTTCTAGCCTTCCTGTGGCAAAGCTCGTCTCCAGTGATGTTGAAATGACCATGAGTTTGGACAAACCGTTGAGTAGTGACATCGAAACTGCAAAGAATGTTATTCGCGAGGTTAGAATGCAAATACCACCTGAATTATTCGAGTTGTCGAAAATCGTGTGTGGGACATATGTAGATTCTAGGTTGCTTCTCCTTCGTAGTGTGAATGGTTCTGCCCTATTGTTCACCAGATCCCATGTAaatgaaatatcatataaaccatga
- the LOC140990215 gene encoding probable plastid-lipid-associated protein 14, chloroplastic isoform X3, with translation MEVLRRLGSRRLYHSYSMQVHGYVCSSTTEDSDSFTLVHGYHGSSSLRHWLQRSDWLPTLEATLALDEESVRKVGDDTVGGPAVSRQLRVIRLLMRDLLIGVNYLHSHGLAHTELRLENLHISPVDRHIKVGLLGNASDFHESSPDDSKLDSNMDRRKMMIAFDMRCVGFIMAKMVLRDLMDPMIFSQFKTFLSKGNNPSCLREFLISIINRNSSSGKIGFQILDRNWGAGWNLLFLLLATKPSQGISCLDALRHPFLCGPLWRVDPTMEMIRWSLGSTAVRIAEEYIYGKQQRRRIAHFIELMEMLNPHSKPRQWLELLPGKWRLLYSTGRHIGLTLRQPPARVLIGDVHLTISKLLKPEATFSIASDIGYNVIIGRDWAHDKTGTGGKLKVTSLSKLRAGRRLYIKEETLTSNFGSATQDVRDSIIEKLSSKKWRKIMPIKEYPSSLPVAKLVSSDVEMTMSLDKPLSSDIETAKNVIREVRMQIPPELFELSKIVCGTYVDSRLLLLRSVNGSALLFTRSHVNEISYKP, from the exons ATGGAG GTGTTGAGAAGACTAGGCAGCCGCAGATTATATCATTCTTACTCAATGCAAGTACATGGTTATGTTTGCTCATCCACAACCGAGGATAGTGATTCATTCACTCTAGTTCATGGA TATCATGGAAGTTCTTCTTTGAGACATTGGCTTCAACGGTCTGATTGGCTTCCAACTTTGGAAGCTACTCTTGCTCTGGATGAGGAGTCCGTCAGGAAGGTTGGAGATGATACAGTGGGAGGACCAGCAGTTTCCCGACAGCTTCGCGTAATTCGACTCTTAATGCGTGATCTGTTGATTGGG GTGAATTACTTGCACAGCCATGGACTTGCCCATACGGAGCTGAGACTTGAAAATTTACATATTAGCCCCGTTGATAGACATATTAAA GTTGGACTACTGGGAAATGCTTCCGATTTCCACGAGTCCAGTCCAGATGACAGCAAACTCGATAGCAATATGGATAGACGAAAAATGATGATTGCTTTTGACATGAG ATGTGTTGGATTCATTATGGCCAAAATGGTTCTGAGAGACCTTATGGATCCCATGATTTTCTCACAGTTCAAAACATTTCTCTCCAAG GGAAACAACCCATCCTGCTTGCGTGAGTTTTTGATTAGTATTATCAATAGAAATTCTTCATCTGGAAAAATCGGATTCCAG ATACTTGATAGAAATTGGGGAGCGGGTTGGAACTTGCTGTTCTTGCTTCTTGCAACGAAACCATCACAGGGAATTAG TTGCTTGGATGCTTTGAGGCACCCTTTTCTGTGTGGACCACTATGGCGAGTGGACCCAACAATGGAAATGATCAGATGGAGCCTTGGTTCAACTGCAGTTCGAATCGCTGAGGAATATATTTATGGCAAGCAGCAG CGAAGAAGAATTGCACATTTTATTGAGCTAATGGAAATGTTGAACCCACATTCAAAGCCCAGG CAATGGCTGGAATTGCTTCCTGGCAAATGGCGTCTTCTTTATAGCACGGGTCGGCACATTGGTCTAACCCTGCGCCAACCTCCAGCCCGAGTCCTTATCGGCGATGTCCATTTGACAATATCCAAGCTTCTGAAGCCAGAAGCAACGTTTTCAATAGCATCAGACATTGGTTACAATGTTATAATTGGCAGAGATTGGGCTCATGACAAAACTGGGACAGGCGGAAAACTGAAGGTTACCTCTCTTTCTAAATTAAGAGCAGGACGACGGTTATATATAAAAGAGGAAACCTTGACTTCGAATTTCGGGTCAGCCACACAAGATGTGAGAGATTCTATTATAGAGAAGCTCTCTAGTAAGAAGTGGAGAAAGATCATGCCCATAAAAGAATATCCTTCTAGCCTTCCTGTGGCAAAGCTCGTCTCCAGTGATGTTGAAATGACCATGAGTTTGGACAAACCGTTGAGTAGTGACATCGAAACTGCAAAGAATGTTATTCGCGAGGTTAGAATGCAAATACCACCTGAATTATTCGAGTTGTCGAAAATCGTGTGTGGGACATATGTAGATTCTAGGTTGCTTCTCCTTCGTAGTGTGAATGGTTCTGCCCTATTGTTCACCAGATCCCATGTAaatgaaatatcatataaaccatga